A single region of the Oryzias latipes chromosome 21, ASM223467v1 genome encodes:
- the col8a1 gene encoding collagen alpha-1(VIII) chain: MSSLPVLLFLSLFHFVVLTHINGGAFYGHKQHPQPYQPKQHHQHLGKGNGGFPQQQYLGKEVPYMQYPHYRKEVPQMPTLKGKQNIRDGGAYLGGQDKGQTIPSGVEGGLQGEPCPAGPPGPAGPPGPPGHGQPGPSGQPGPPGPPGIPGVGKLGLPGLPGKPGVNGEAGPQGGMGPRGDEGPTGQPGPQGPPGPPGLPGLGRPGAQGLPGQLGPKGEPGHKGFPGLPGLQGPKGDKGIGLPGQPGHKGLPGPPGIAGPRGLPGFGKPGLNGAPGPQGPKGDKGYPGETGQPGQPGEDGQPGPPGIPGLGKPGQNGLPGQPGMPGGKGHPGPTGLPGKPGLPGLGKPGLPGPKGDKGIIGPPGLPGPKGDKGHGGLPGMLGSPGLNGPPGPPGLMGPPGSIGPPGSKGEDGDAGPRGLDGAKGDQGLPGLPGDNGLPGDPGEPGPRGSPGVIGPKGEVGPKGSLGMSGPPGAPGPKGQSGLPGEVGPQGPKGIPGRNGATGPIGPPGSQGPKGDTGPPGPPGIAENGSPGVPGPIGAPGREGSPGTAGQPGQPGPPGPPGPPGVPGFSPELAGVLSEMGPGLDGVKAGSYAKKSKYGENGAEVMGVSGLEMPAFTAIVTTPFPPVGSPVIFDKLLYNGRQNYDPQTGIFTCDVPGIYYFAYHIHCKGTNVWVALIRNNEPVMYTYDEYKKGFLDQASGSAVLPLQAGDTVHIMLPSDQASGLYAGQYVHSSFTGYLLYPM; the protein is encoded by the exons ATGTCTTCCCTACCTGTCCTGCTCTTCCTGAGTCTGTTCCACTTTGTCGTTCTGACACACATAAATGGTGGAGCGTTCTACGGACACAAGCAACACCCTCAGCCATACCAACCAAAGCAGCACCATCAGCACTTGGGCAAAGGCAATGGTGGCTTCCCCCAACAACAGTACCTCGGCAAGGAAGTGCCCTATATGCAGTATCCCCATTATAGGAAGGAGGTCCCCCAGATGCCAACACTCAAGGGCAAACAAAACATTCGAGATGGGGGTGCCTATCTAGGTGGACAAGACAAAG GTCAGACAATCCCTAGTGGAGTTGAGGGTGGTTTGCAAGGAGAACCATGTCCAGCTGGACCACCTGGACCGGCAGGACCTCCTGGACCTCCGGGGCATGGACAACCAGGTCCTTCAGGTCAACCTGGACCTCCAGGACCGCCAGGAATACCTGGAGTAGGAAAGCTGGGTTTGCCAGGCTTGCCAGGGAAGCCAGGAGTAAATGGTGAGGCTGGGCCTCAAGGAGGAATGGGCCCTAGGGGTGACGAAGGTCCGACAGGACAACCAGGGCCTCAGGGACCCCCAGGACCACCAGGACTTCCAGGATTAGGCAGACCTGGAGCACAAGGATTACCAGGTCAACTGGGACCCAAAGGAGAGCCTGGTCACAAGGGCTTTCCTGGATTACCTGGGTTACAAGGACCCAAAGGAGACAAAGGGATTGGGCTGCCAGGACAACCTGGGCACAAAGGACTTCCAGGGCCACCTGGAATTGCTGGTCCACGAGGGTTGCCTGGTTTTGGGAAACCAGGTCTAAATGGAGCTCCAGGTCCACAAGGTCCAAAGGGGGATAAAGGATATCCTGGTGAGACAGGACAGCCAGGGCAGCCTGGAGAAGACGGTCAGCCTGGTCCACCAGGGATTCCTGGTCTGGGAAAACCAGGTCAAAATGGCCTGCCAGGGCAGCCAGGTATGCCAGGTGGGAAAGGTCACCCAGGACCAACTGGTTTGCCAGGAAAACCAGGGTTACCAGGATTAGGTAAACCAGGATTACCTGGTCCAAAGGGTGACAAAGGGATTATTGGGCCACCAGGACTTCCAGGACCTAAAGGAGATAAAGGTCATGGTGGATTACCTGGCATGCTTGGATCCCCTGGACTAAATGGTccaccaggtcctccaggccTTATGGGACCCCCAGGAAGCATTGGTCCACCCGGTTCTAAAGGAGAAGATGGAGATGCAGGACCAAGAGGTCTTGATGGGGCCAAGGGTGACCAAGGTCTTCCAGGACTACCTGGAGACAATGGTTTGCCTGGGGATCCAGGAGAACCAGGACCAAGAGGTTCACCAGGAGTAATTGGTCCCAAAGGGGAAGTAGGGCCTAAGGGTTCACTTGGTATGTCAGGTCCGCCTGGGGCTCCTGGTCCAAAAGGTCAAAGTGGATTACCTGGTGAAGTTGGGCCTCAAGGTCCAAAAGGAATCCCAGGTCGAAATGGTGCAACAGGACCAATTGGTCCCCCAGGTTCTCAAGGACCTAAGGGTGATACGGGCCCCCCTGGTCCACCTGGCATAGCAGAAAATGGAAGTCCGGGTGTACCTGGTCCCATTGGAGCTCCAGGAAGAGAGGGTTCTCCTGGGACAGCTGGACAACCAGGTCAACCTGGCCCTCCAGGTCCACCGGGGCCACCAGGAGTACCTGGCTTCTCTCCTGAATTGGCTGGAGTTCTCTCTGAAATGGGTCCAGGTCTGGATGGTGTCAAGGCTGGAAGTTATGCTAAAAAGAGTAAGTATGGTGAAAATGGAGCAGAAGTGATGGGTGTCAGCGGTCTGGAGATGCCCGCTTTCACAGCCATAGTGACCACTCCTTTTCCACCTGTCGGAAGTCCCGTCATATTTGACAAACTCTTGTACAATGGCCGCCAAAACTATGACCCCCAAACAGGAATCTTCACCTGTGACGTGCCTGGTATTTACTACTTTGCCTACCACATTCACTGCAAAGGAACCAACGTGTGGGTGGCGTTGATTCGAAACAATGAACCAGTGatgtatacctatgatgaataCAAGAAAGGTTTCTTAGATCAAGCTTCGGGAAGTGCAGTATTACCTTTGCAGGCTGGGGACACGGTGCACATCATGCTACCCTCAGATCAGGCTTCAGGACTCTATGCTGGGCAGTATGTGCATTCATCCTTTACTGGGTATTTGTTGTATCCAATGTAA